Proteins encoded in a region of the Vicia villosa cultivar HV-30 ecotype Madison, WI linkage group LG5, Vvil1.0, whole genome shotgun sequence genome:
- the LOC131604683 gene encoding uncharacterized protein LOC131604683 has product MIQEKMRASQSRQKSYHDKRRKALEFEKDDHVFLRVTPITGVGRALKSRKLTPRFIGPYQISERVGEVAYRIALPPSLSNLHDVFHVSQLRRYIADPSHVVQLDDVQNRSGGEKQEEEARVFEEKSRESDEICALKFRVVYWNL; this is encoded by the exons atgattcaagagaagatgaggGCTTCTCAAAGCCGccaaaagagttaccatgataaaagaaggaaggCTCTTGAAtttgagaaggatgatcatgtTTTCCTCCGTGTTACGCCAATAACGGGAGTTGGTAGAGcgttgaagtcgcgtaagttgacgccacgttttattggtccttaccaAATTTCGGAAAGAGTGGGTGAAGTAGCTTATCGGATTGCgttgccaccgtctctttctaatctccatgatgtgttccatgtgtcacAATTGAGGAGATAtattgcggatccatcgcatgtcGTTCAGTTGGACGACGTTCAA aatagaagtggaggagagaaACAAGAAGAGGAAGCTAGGGTTTttgaggagaaatcaagag AATCTGATGAAATATGTGCTTTAAAATTCAGAGTAGTGTATTGGAACCTGTAG
- the LOC131604684 gene encoding uncharacterized protein LOC131604684, translating into MLAGSIGQIPQANAGNRNGDDDEYRALGIFQRNNPPVFEGEHEPDKAQAWLKAIEKIFRVMNYTDAQRVQFGTHMLEKEAEDWWNNTLQRFEEDGIEVTWDLFRDIFLENYFPEDCRGKKEVEFLELKQGNGTVAVYAAKFQELIKYCPHYNTANAERSKCLNRESASIYKSLKGKNQDRGKPYDDKKKQAGFGKKPSWGGSSTSPKCFKCGVEGHKAAECKKEVTTCFKCGKYGHITTNCRGGSNVTCFNCGEKGHVSTKCDKPKKEQVKGKVYALSGAGATTDERLIQATLDVREKRTIEELPIVCEFAEVFPDDIIDLPPEREVEFSIDLVPGTSPEVH; encoded by the exons ATGTTGGCTGGCTCCATTGGTCAGATTCCTCAAGCGAATGCTGGTAACCgaaatggagatgatgatgagtaCCGTGCTTTAGGGATATTCCAAAGGAACAATCCTCCTGTTTTTGAAGGTGAACATGAACctgataaagctcaagcttggctgaaggcgattgagaagatctttAGAGTCATGAACTATACTGATGCTcagagagtgcagtttggtactcataTGCTGGAGAAGGAAGCTGAAGATTGGTGGAACAACACTCTTCAGAGGTTTGAAGAAGATGGCATTGAggttacttgggatcttttccgTGATATTTTCTTGGAGAACTATTTTCCTGAAGATTGTCGAGGgaagaaagaggtggagttccttgagttgaagcaaggaaatggtaccgTTGCTGTTTATGCTGCTAAGTTTCAGGaacttatcaagtattgtccccACTATAATACTGCTAATGCTGAGAGATCTaaatgtttgaa TAGAGAGAGTGCCTCTATCTACAAGAGTTTGAAAGGAAAGAATCAGgatcgtgggaaaccgtatgatgacaaGAAGAAACAAGCTGGTTTCGGCAAGAAGCCAAGTTGGGGAGGATCTTCTACTTCACCTAAGTGTTTCAAATGTGGTGTTGAGGGTCATAAAGCTGCTGAGTGCAAGAAAGAGGTtactacttgtttcaagtgtggaaAGTATGGTCACATAACTACTAATTGTAGAGGTGGTTCGAatgtgacttgtttcaactgtggagagAAAGGTCACGTTAGTACAAAATGtgacaagccaaagaaggagcaagtaAAAGGAAAAGTGTACGCATTGTCTGGTGCGGGAGCCACCACTGATGAGAGGCTAATTCAAG CAACCTTAGATGTGCGCGAGAAGAGAACCATTGAGGAATTGCCTATAGTCTGTGAATTTGCAGAGGTATTTCCTGATGATATAATTGATTTACCACCAGAGcgagaagttgagttttcgattgactTAGTTCCTGggactagtcct gaagttcattga